The DNA sequence GTCGGCGCTTCACCGGCACCTTCATCGCCGAGACCGAGACCAAGGCCGGGTCCACCGGCAGGGCCGTCTCCCTGATGGAGGAGATCATCGCCGGCATGACCAGGGAGCCGGTGAGCGACCAGGAATTGAAGGCGGCCAAGGATTATATCATCAACTCCTTCATGTTCGGTTTCACCAGCCCCGCTTCCATCGTGACCCAACGGGCGCGACTGGAGTTCTACGGCTATGCTCCCGGCTACCTGGAAGGCTATCGGGACAACATCGCCCGGGTGACGAAGGAGGAGGTGCTGGCTGCCGCCCGAAGGCATCTGAGGCCCGAGGCGTTTAAACTGGTGGTGGTGGGCGACGCCGCCAAATTCGACAAACCGCTGACCGCCTTAGGCGCTGTCCGCGAACTGGATCTCAAACAACCTGAAAAGTAAGGGGTAAGGGAATTATGGCACTTCCTGAGTGGGATGAAAGCATGGCGCTGCATCTTCCCGCCGTCGACAGCCAGCACAAGCAGTTGCTCGGCTGGATCAAGGCGCTGGGCGACGCGGTGCAGAAGGGCGAGGGCGCCCGGATCATCGACGAGGTCCTGCAAAACCTGATCAACTACGTTCACGAGCACTTCTCCGCCGAGGAGCGCCTGATGCTTGCCCATAACTTTCCCGGCTTTACGGGCCACCGCCAGGAACACGATTTTTTCGTTGCCAAGCTCAAGGATCTGCATACCGGCGTCACGAGCGGGGAGGAGTTGAGCGGCAAGACCCTGGATTTTCTGATCGATTGGACGATCTCCCACATCAAGGGCACCGACCAGAGATACGGCCGGTTTATCCGGGAAACCGCGGCAGGTTCCAAATTGGATTAAAGCTTTACCCCTACTCTGCCGATGTAGTTTAAAAGAGCAGAAGAGCACGTTTGCAGAGGAGGCCGCCATGAAGATCGAAACCGGTGTTCAAGCCCTGGCCAAGCCGCAGAGAAAAGAGATAAAAGGTTCATCCGCGCAGAGGAGCGCCGATGCCACATCGACACAGGATGAGGGGGACGCATTCAGCGTCGAGCTTTCATCGACCACCGCGAAGCTGCTGTCTGCCGCCCCTACTGAGGACACCATCCGTTGGGAGAAAGTCGCCTCCATCAGGGACCAGTTGGCGGCGGGCACCTACAGTATCAGCGGCAAGGATGTCGCGGCCAAGATGCTGAATGCCTTTACGGGCTGAAGAAGAAACCCCGCCGCTGCCGCCGGGGTTTTTCAGGTGAATAATTTCCCTCCACACTGCCTCCCCTTTATACACCCGCCATTCCCATGGCCATCCTGATGGCCGCCAGCAGGCTCTTCTCCGAAGCCGTGCCGGTCCCTGCCAGACCATAGGCCGTGCCGTGGTCCACCGATGTGCGGATAATCGGCAATCCCAGCGTGACGTTGACCCCGTCGTCGAAATGGAGCATTTTGAGCGGTATCAGCCCCTGGTCATGGTACATGGCCACCACTCCGTCGTACAAACCCTGTTGAGCGAAATGAAAAAGGGTATCCGCCGAAAGCGGCCCCTGGGCGTCGATCCCCTCGTGCTGCGCCGCTTCGATGGCCGGTGCGATTGCCAGTTCCTCCTCGTTGCCGAACATCCCACCCTCGCCGCAGTGCGGGTTGAGCGCCAGCACCGCCAGGCGCGGGGCGGATTTGCCGGTCAGGCGCCGGACCCCGTCCGCCGTGACCCGGATCGTATTCAGCACCCGGTCCCTGGTGATCAGGCCGGGAACGGCACGAAGCGCCTCATGGATCGTCACCAGGCTGACCCGGAGCACATCGCCCGCCAGCATCATCACATAATCGTCCACCCCGCACAGCTCGGCCAAAAGTTCGGTGTGCCCGTGGTACACATGGCCGGCGCGGTTCATGGCCTCCTTGTTGATGGGCGCCGTGACCATGGCCGCCACCCGGCCCGCCAGGCAGAGGCGGGCAGCCGTGCAGATATAGCTATGGACGGCATCGCCGGCAGCCAGCGTGGGCTTCCCGTACTGCATATCCCCTTCGGGCAGGCGGGAAACCGGCATTAACGCCACGGCGCCCTCCGGGACGTGGCGCGCCTCCTCGGGCGCAACGATTTCGACGGGTTTCAGCCGCGAACCGCAGACGTGCGCCGCCCGGTCAAGGGCACCCCTGTCGCCGACGACCAGGGGCGTGCACCCCGCGGCTACCTGGGGATTGCCCAACGCCTTGACGATGATCTCCGGCCCGATGGCGCAGGGATCGCCCATGGTGATCGCTATCAGGGGTTTTTCAGACATGGGGCTCCTCTTCCTCGATCTCGGCCACCGCCAGGGTGACGTTCTCCGACTTGACCTTCTTCAGCAGCAATCTTCCGCCCCCCGAACCGAGTATGGCCGCCGGTTCCGCCACCCCCGAGGCGCCGATGGCCGCCATGGCATGGGACGACGGCGGCGACGGGGCGGCGACGGCATTCAATTCGTCGCTCCCGAAGAACGCCAGGGGAACGCCCAACCGCTCAGCAAAGGCGATCAGCCCATCCTCGTCTCGCTTGACCGCTACCGTGGCCACCAGGCGCACGCTCTTGCGGGAGAGGAAGATGCGCTTGAGTTGAGCCGTAACGAAATCATCGATATCGTCCACCGTCGTGCCGCGGTTGCAACCGATGCCCAACACCAGGTTGCTGGGGCGCAGGATCAGCAGGTTGTCGGGCTGGGTCTGGGGCGGAAGATGACGATTGGTTACGAACAGGAATCCTTGGGCCGGGCTCTCCATGGCCTCGGCAAAGGTGTCGTGGAAGGAGGTCTTGCCCCGACCGCACAGCCAGCAGCGCGTCTTCCCCGTGGGATCGACGACGGCGATCTCCTCGCCGTCCAGGAGCAGCCGGTTGAGCACCTTGACCCGGCCGATGTCGTCGATCACCCACCCCTGCTCCTTGGCCAGGAGGTCAAAGGAGGGGAGACCATTGACATCGGTGGCGGTGGTGATGACCGGCCGCGCTCCGGTGATGAAGGCGCAGCGTTCGGCCAGTTCGTTGGCGCCGCCCAGATGGCCCGCAATGAGCGAGATGGCGAATTTGCCCGCATCGTCCATCACCACCACGGCCGGGTCGGTCTCCTTGGACTCCAGAAGCGGCGCGATCATGCGCACCACGATGCCGGCGGCCATGATGAAGACGAAACCGTCGTACCCCTTCCAGAGTGCGGCGGCCAGCGTCTTCAGGTCGGCAGGGTCGAAGAGGCGCCTGGCCGTTCCGGCCTGGCCGGCATAGCGGCTGGAAACATGCAGCTCCGCTTCGGGCAGCCCTCCCCGCAACCGCTGCCCCAACTGCGCCCCGTTACGGGTTATGGCGATCACGGCGACGCGCATGTCACCCTATGGCGCCGCCGCGAAAACCGTGGGAGAAACCGTCGTCGTAGAGCAGCGAGCGGGCCGTGAGCCCTTCGCGGCGCGCCGCCAGCACATCGCCCACGATGATCAGGGCCTGGCGGTCGATGCCCGCCTCCCGGACCTTGGCGGCGATATCGGCCAGGGTCCCCTCGATGATCAACTCATCCTCCCAGGAGGCGCGGCAGACCACGGCGGCGGCGGTCTCCGGGGTGTAGGCGCCGGCCAGAAGCTCTTCCACCACCCGGTCGATCATGCCCACCGAGAGATAGATCACCAGCGTGGCGCCGATGCCGGCGATCCGGCTGAGGCGTTCCCGTTCCGGCACCGGCGTGCGCCCCTCCATGCGGGTGAAGATCACCGACTGGGACACTTCCGGCAGGGTCAGTTCCTGTTTGAGGGCGGCGGCGGCGGCAAAGGCGCTGGTCACGCCGGGCACCACCCGGTACGCCACCCCCAGGCGGTCCAGAGCCTCCATCTGTTCCTGGATGGCGCCGTAGATCGATGGGTCGCCGGTATGAAGCCGCACCACGCTCTTGCCGGCCGAGACGGCTTCCATGACCACGGAGAGAACCTCGTCGAGGGTCATGCCGGCCGAATCGTACACATCCGCCGTGGCGGCATAACGACGGACCAGCTCCCGGTCCACCAGGCTGCCGGCATAGACGACCACATCGGCATGGCGCAAGAGCCGCGCGCCGCGGATAGTGATGAGGTCGGCGGCCCCCGGTCCCGCACCGACGAATGAAACCTGTAGCGACATGAGATGTTCTCCAGAAAATGCAACTCTATTGTAATAAAAACTAGTACGTTCTGTAATCCGAAAACGGCACCATGTCAAGGCCAGGCGGCTATTTAGCGGACGTCCAACGGCAACAGAACTGCGATATGGCGACACCCTGCGGCCAAAGCTCGTTTGCCAGTGCTTCGCCTGAAATAGTGACAACTATTATCCTTGATTTGTTAGCACCTTATAATAGCTTCGCGAAAGCTCCATTTATTTGCCTCCAGCGGTCCACATATTGCAATTTAAATAAATTTTCTATGAACCGGATTCAACCGGCGATAATTTACTGGCAGTGGACCATTGTGAAAATATATTTTTCTTGCGTCATCTCCATAATCATTTTTCTATGCCAGGGTGTCATGGTAGCTTACTGTGGGCCCAATGCCGGGACAGGCGTCAAAGGATCAAAACATGACCTGAATATGTTCACCTTGCAGGGGCAAGACCCGCAGGGACGAATTTGTGTTTATTGCCATGTGCCGCATCATGCTGAAAAAGGAACGACACTGACTCCGCCACTCCTCTGGGCCGCAGCGGCCAATAAATCCTTTGCCCCCTACGCAAGCGCCACGTTCGACGCGTTCATAGAAGATCTCACCATGGGGCCTACCAAAATATGTCTTTCTTGCCATGACGGAACCATTGCCAGCGATACCCATCCGAATTTGAGATCCGACGCCTTTGGCGGCGCAGGCGTAGGCATGAGTAGCGACCTCAGCAATGACCACCCCATAGGCTTCGATTATCTGAAAATAGTTCAAAGCAAGCCGGATGACTATAAATCTCCCAATGCACTCTGGCACAACGGCAATGGAACCGTTACCGTTGCGAGCTGCCTATATCAAGGCAAGTATGTCACCTGCGCCACCTGCCACGATATGCACAATACAAAAAATGTGGCAGACCCCGAAAACTCATATAATTACTTCATTTATTCGAGACAAAAGGACTCATCCCTCTGCCTGAGTTGCCACCTGAAATGAATTATTTTGAGTTGACATTTCCACCGGCTCATATAAGATTGATTCAGTCTTATTTTACAGCCACGAAAGGAGAACCCGACCATGTGGACTGCAAGATTCAGAATTCGTCCGGTATCCCACTGCAAAGAGGGTTGCCCTAGCCGGCCCGCTGCGTGATCCGCCGCGGGCGTTTCGAAAAAGCCCCCTGCCCTCTGGACAGGGGGCTTTTTTTTTGAAGGTAATCTGTTATGATGCCGGTTCGAGCAACAATGGCATTCCACTCCAGTTGGCTGTCTGCAAAGCGAAAGAGAACGGCATGAAAAAATATCTCCTCATCCTGGCTGCCATCCTGCTCGCGGCCGGCACCGCAGCCGTCTTCTTTCTCAAACGCACGCCCGAGATCAGCTACAAAACCGCCAGGGTCGAGCGGGGGGCCATTATTGCCGCCGTGTCGGCCACCGGCAACCTGAGCGCCGTCATCACCGTCCAGGTCGGCACCCAGGTCTCGGGCACCATTCAGAAGCTCTACGTCGATTACAACTCGCGGGTCAAAAAGGGGCAACCGATTGCCGAGATCGACCCGTCGCTCTTCAGGGCCGCGGTGGAGCAGGCCGCGGGAAATTACCGCAACGCCGAGGCCAACCTGATGAAGGCCAGGGTCACGCTGGCCGACGCGGAGCGGACCATGAAACGCACCAAAAAGCTGCTGGCCGACGGCATCATCTCCCAAAGCGACTACGATGTGGCCGAAACCGCGTGGCAATCGGCCAAGACCGGCATCAAGGCGGCCGAGGGGAGCGTGGTCCAGACCCGCGGGGCGCTCATGCAGGCCCGCACCAACCTGAATTACTCGGTCATCCGCTCGCCCGTGGACGGCACCGTCATCTCCCGCGCGGTGGATGTGGGGCAGACCGTGGCGGCCTCCTTCCAGACCCCGACCCTCTTCACCATCGCCCAGGACCTGACCAAGATGCAGATCGAGGTCAGCGTGGACGAAGCCGACATCAGCCGCATTACCCTCGGCCAGCCCACCTCCTTTACGGTGGATTCCTACCCGGAACAGACCTTCAAGGGCAAGGTGGTCCAGATCCGCAGCGCCCCGATCATCACCCAGAACGTGGTCACCTACATCGTGGTGGTCAATGTGGACAACAGCGACTTGAAGCTCAAACCGGGCATGACCGCCAACGTATCCATCGAGGTGGCCCGCAAGGACAACGTGCTCAAGCTCCCGCCGGCCGCCCTGCGCTTCAAGCCGAAGACAAGGGAGAGCGCGGCCAGGGACGCACGCCCCGCACAGCCGGAAGCGGGTAAGGGCCAACGCCGGGATAAGGGGCAACGGGTCTACATCCTCAAGGAGAACAAACCGGTCCCCATCACGGTAAAGACCGGCATCTCCGACGCCGGCTCCATCGAGCTGACGGAAGGGGGGCTGAAGGAGGGGGATGCGGTCATCGTCGAACAGGTGGGCGGCGACGCCAAGAAGAAGAGCGGCGGCTCTCCCATGGGCCCGCGTTTCTAAACCATGGGCGAGGTCATCTCCCTCAAGGATATCCGCCGCGTGTTCACCATGGGCGACCAGCGATTCGAGGCATTGCGGGGCATTTCCTTCAACGTCGCCGCAGGTGAATTTGTGGCCATCATGGGCGCATCGGGCAGCGGCAAGTCCACCTGTATGAACATCCTGGGTTGCCTGGATCACCCCAGTTCGGGCACCTACCTGCTGGACGGCCTCGATGTGGCCGGCATAGACCTCAACCGGCTGGCCGGCATCCGCAACAGGAAGCTGGGCTTTGTCTTCCAGGGGTTCAACCTGCTGGCCCGTACCCCGGCGGTGGAGAACGTGGAACTCCCCCTGGTCTATGCCGGATTGTCCGCGAGGGAGCGCCGCGCAATGGCGCTAACGGCCTTGGAGCAGGTCGGGCTGGGGGGCAAGGAGGGCAATCACCCCAGCCAGCTTTCCGGGGGGCAGCAACAGCGGGTGGCCATCGCCCGAGCCCTGGTCAACAACCCGGCGGTGATCCTGGCCGACGAACCGACCGGCAACCTGGACAGTTCGACCAGCGAGGAGATCATGGACCTGTTCACCGACCTGAACAGGCGCGGCATCACCATCATCATGGTCACCCACGAGGCGGATGTGGCGGCCTATGCCGGACGCAGGATAACCTTCCGCGACGGGCAGATCATCGGGGATACCGGGGCGAATCCGTAAAAAGTCCATCTGCTGCGTTACGCTCGTCACGTTCCCCGCAAGCAGAGCTTGCGGGAGCTTTCTACGGACTCGTGGAGGGCAAGTTTTTTGAGATCGAGGGCTTATACGTGGACCTCCTCCAAACCCTGAAAATAGCCCTGCGGGCCCTGCGCACCAACAAGCTGCGCTCGTTTCTGACCATGCTGGGGATCATCATCGGCATCGCGGCCGTGATCGCCATGATGGCCGTGGGGGCCGGGGCACGCCACGTCATCTCCCAGCAGATCGCCAGCATCGGCAGCAACATCATACTGGTCATCCCCGGCTCCACCACCAGCGGCGGCATCCGCATCGGCAGCGGCGCCAGCCAGACCCTGACCAGCGACGACGCCAAGGCCATCATGGCCGAGTGTCCCTCGGTGGAGACCGCCGCTCCCACGGTGCGCAGCACGGGCCAAGTGGTCTACGGCAACATGAACTGGTCCACCATCATCATGGGGAGCACGCCGGAGATGTTCGATATCCGCGAATGGCCGGTGACAAGCGGCCGCAGCCTTGTCCAGCAGGACGTGGACAGCGCCGCCAAGGTCTGTCTGCTGGGGCAGACCGTGGCGGAGAACCTGTTCGGCTCCACCGACCCGGTGGGCAAGATGGTGCGCATCAAGAAGGTCCCCTTCACCGTGGTCGGCCTCCTGGAGCGCAAGGGGCAATCCCCCCAGGGGACCGACCAGGACGATGTGATCTTCGTGCCGCTCCGCACGGCCCAGCGCAAACTGGTCGGCTCCCAGTTCCCCAACACCGTGGGGGCGGTCATGATAAAGGCCAAAAGCGAGGCCCTCCTGAGCAAGGCCGAAGACGAGGTCAATGACCTGCTCAAACAGCGGCACCGCATCACCGGCAGCAAGGAGCCGGATTTTTCCACCCGCAACCTCTCGGAGATCCTGGCCGTGGCCGAGCAATCCTCGAAGGCCATGTCCCTGCTGTTGGGCGCAGTCGCCTCCATCTCCCTGCTCGTCGGCGGCATCGGCATCATGAACATCATGCTGGTGTCCGTTACCGAGCGGACCCGGGAGATCGGCATCCGCATGGCCATCGGCGCGCGCAAGAACGACATCCTCCTCCAGTTCATGACCGAGGCGGTGCTGCTGACCATGATCGGCGGCCTGATCGGCATCTGCCTGGGGGGGGCGGGGGCCATGGTCGTCTCCCGGATCCTGTCGTGGCCGACGCTTATCTCGGTCGAATCCGTCAGCGTCGCCTTCATCTTCTCCGGTGCGGTGGGCATCTTCTTCGGTTTCTACCCGGCCCGCAAGGCGGCCGGGCTCAGTCCCATCGACGCACTGCGCTACGAATGAGGGCGTGAAACGTGAATGGATGAATCGTGAAAAAGCCTTTGCCACCCACGTTTCGCCATTCACTATTCACAAAAAAAGGCACGCATGGAACCAAGCATTTTCACGAATGATTTTCCGGTTCGCTACCATGACCTGGACAGTTGCGGCAATCTGCGGGTGGCGACCCTGCTCAACTACCTGCAGGACACGGCAGGGATGCATGCGGCCCTGCTGGGCGTCTCCCTGGCGGACCTGCACAAGCTGGGGCTGACCTGGGTGCTGTCACGCATCCATCTGCTGGTGGAACGCTATCCCCGCGCCGGGGAAACCGTGACGCTCCGAACCTGGCCCGCGACCCGCCAGGGGCTCTTCACCTGCCGCGAGTTCGAACTGTGCGACCGCCTTGGCGCCTGCGTGGCGCGGGCGACCACCTCGTGGGCGGTAATGAAGGTCGCCACCCGCCGCCCGGTCCGCCTGGACGGGAACCTCCCCCCCTATCCGCTGGTGTCCGGGCGGGCGGTCGACGACGACTTCGCGCCGTTGCCCCCCTTTCCCGAAGCCGCCACAACAGAGATGGGGTTCCGGGTACTGCGCGGCGACCTGGACATGAACCACCACGTCAACAACACCATCTATGCGGGATGGGCGCTGGAAGCGGTGCCCGATGCCGTGGCGACGGGCTGCCTGACCGAACTGGAGATCGCCTTCCGGGCCGAGGTCCGGCACGGCGACAGCATTACGTCCCGCTGCGCCGTTACGGACACGGAGCCGACAACCTGCTGCCTGCACCAGATCGCAAGCCAGCGGGACGGCAAGGAACTGGCGCGCCTGCGCACCCGCTGGAAAAAATAAGAACATACCGGAGCTATCCATGACCCTATCACCATGCCCCATGTGCAGCCGTTGGGAGAGCGACGCCGATCTGCGCATCGCCGAACTCGAACACTCCTATGTCATCCTCAACCGCGACCAGTTCTTCCCCGGTTACACGCTGCTGTTCAGCAAAACCCACGTTACCGAGCTGTTCCACCTTGATCGCCGGGTGCGGGGCGAGCTGATGGAAGAGATCAGCCGGGTGGCCGAGGCGTTGTTCGCCACCTTCCGGCCCGACAAGATCAACTACGAACTCCTGGGCAACATGGTCCCCCATATGCACTGGCATCTGGTGCCCCGCTTCGCCTCGGAGCCGCTCTGGCCGCGCCCCATCTGGGCCGAGCCCCATGACGACGTGCTCCTGACGCCGGAAGCCTACCGCCAGGCCATCGAGCGGATCCGGGAGGCGCTGGCATGATCCGGCCGTTTCTTCACACCCTGAGCAACGGCCTGCGGGTCGTATGCGTCGAGATGCCCCACCTGCATGCGGCCGAACTGGCGATCTACGTCAAGGTTGGGGGGCGCAACGACCCGCCCGGCAGGGAGGGACTGTCCCACTTTCTGGAACACATCCTCTTCCGCGGCACGGCCGATTATGCCTCGTCCCTTGCGATCGAGACCGCCTTCGAGGCGGTCGGCGGGGCTCCCAATGCCGCCACCGACGCCGAATCCACCTGCTACTATTCCCGCGTCCACCCGGACCATGTGCGGCACGGCCTGGAAATCTTCGCCTCCATGCTGCTGCGGCCGCTTCTGGAGGGAATCGAGGTCGAACAGCGCATCATTGCGGAGGAGGCGCGGGAAGACCTGAACGAGCGGGGGGACGAGGTCAACCCCGACACCATCACCAGCCGCCTCCTCTGGCCGCGCCACCCCTTGGGCATGCCGACCATCGGCACCCTGGAGAGCATTGCCGCCATCGACCGGGCAGACCTGGCGGCGCACCTGCAACGCTACTATGTACCCACCTCCGCGGTGGTCGTGGTTGCCGGGCCGGTGCGCAGCCGTGAAGTCTTCGCCGCCGCCGGCGAGGTCTTCGGCGCCTGGGGCGGGGCGACAGCGCCGCCGACCCCCATGGTCACCAAGCGCAACACCACCCCCCAGATCCGCTTCGTGCGCGACTCCGACAGCCAGGTAAATCTGCAGCTTTCCTTCCTGGGCTTTCCCCGCAACGACCGCCACTTCATGGCCGTTCGCCTCTTGCGCCGAATCCTGGCCGGCGGCGGCAGTTCGCGCCTGCACCTGCGGCTGCGGGAGGAGCTGGGGATCGTCTATTCCGTGGAGGGG is a window from the Oryzomonas sagensis genome containing:
- a CDS encoding bacteriohemerythrin, with translation MALPEWDESMALHLPAVDSQHKQLLGWIKALGDAVQKGEGARIIDEVLQNLINYVHEHFSAEERLMLAHNFPGFTGHRQEHDFFVAKLKDLHTGVTSGEELSGKTLDFLIDWTISHIKGTDQRYGRFIRETAAGSKLD
- the flgM gene encoding flagellar biosynthesis anti-sigma factor FlgM translates to MKIETGVQALAKPQRKEIKGSSAQRSADATSTQDEGDAFSVELSSTTAKLLSAAPTEDTIRWEKVASIRDQLAAGTYSISGKDVAAKMLNAFTG
- the pdxA gene encoding 4-hydroxythreonine-4-phosphate dehydrogenase PdxA, whose amino-acid sequence is MSEKPLIAITMGDPCAIGPEIIVKALGNPQVAAGCTPLVVGDRGALDRAAHVCGSRLKPVEIVAPEEARHVPEGAVALMPVSRLPEGDMQYGKPTLAAGDAVHSYICTAARLCLAGRVAAMVTAPINKEAMNRAGHVYHGHTELLAELCGVDDYVMMLAGDVLRVSLVTIHEALRAVPGLITRDRVLNTIRVTADGVRRLTGKSAPRLAVLALNPHCGEGGMFGNEEELAIAPAIEAAQHEGIDAQGPLSADTLFHFAQQGLYDGVVAMYHDQGLIPLKMLHFDDGVNVTLGLPIIRTSVDHGTAYGLAGTGTASEKSLLAAIRMAMGMAGV
- a CDS encoding cobalt-precorrin 5A hydrolase, with amino-acid sequence MRVAVIAITRNGAQLGQRLRGGLPEAELHVSSRYAGQAGTARRLFDPADLKTLAAALWKGYDGFVFIMAAGIVVRMIAPLLESKETDPAVVVMDDAGKFAISLIAGHLGGANELAERCAFITGARPVITTATDVNGLPSFDLLAKEQGWVIDDIGRVKVLNRLLLDGEEIAVVDPTGKTRCWLCGRGKTSFHDTFAEAMESPAQGFLFVTNRHLPPQTQPDNLLILRPSNLVLGIGCNRGTTVDDIDDFVTAQLKRIFLSRKSVRLVATVAVKRDEDGLIAFAERLGVPLAFFGSDELNAVAAPSPPSSHAMAAIGASGVAEPAAILGSGGGRLLLKKVKSENVTLAVAEIEEEEPHV
- the cobM gene encoding precorrin-4 C(11)-methyltransferase, coding for MSLQVSFVGAGPGAADLITIRGARLLRHADVVVYAGSLVDRELVRRYAATADVYDSAGMTLDEVLSVVMEAVSAGKSVVRLHTGDPSIYGAIQEQMEALDRLGVAYRVVPGVTSAFAAAAALKQELTLPEVSQSVIFTRMEGRTPVPERERLSRIAGIGATLVIYLSVGMIDRVVEELLAGAYTPETAAAVVCRASWEDELIIEGTLADIAAKVREAGIDRQALIIVGDVLAARREGLTARSLLYDDGFSHGFRGGAIG
- a CDS encoding efflux RND transporter periplasmic adaptor subunit, translating into MKKYLLILAAILLAAGTAAVFFLKRTPEISYKTARVERGAIIAAVSATGNLSAVITVQVGTQVSGTIQKLYVDYNSRVKKGQPIAEIDPSLFRAAVEQAAGNYRNAEANLMKARVTLADAERTMKRTKKLLADGIISQSDYDVAETAWQSAKTGIKAAEGSVVQTRGALMQARTNLNYSVIRSPVDGTVISRAVDVGQTVAASFQTPTLFTIAQDLTKMQIEVSVDEADISRITLGQPTSFTVDSYPEQTFKGKVVQIRSAPIITQNVVTYIVVVNVDNSDLKLKPGMTANVSIEVARKDNVLKLPPAALRFKPKTRESAARDARPAQPEAGKGQRRDKGQRVYILKENKPVPITVKTGISDAGSIELTEGGLKEGDAVIVEQVGGDAKKKSGGSPMGPRF
- a CDS encoding ABC transporter ATP-binding protein: MGEVISLKDIRRVFTMGDQRFEALRGISFNVAAGEFVAIMGASGSGKSTCMNILGCLDHPSSGTYLLDGLDVAGIDLNRLAGIRNRKLGFVFQGFNLLARTPAVENVELPLVYAGLSARERRAMALTALEQVGLGGKEGNHPSQLSGGQQQRVAIARALVNNPAVILADEPTGNLDSSTSEEIMDLFTDLNRRGITIIMVTHEADVAAYAGRRITFRDGQIIGDTGANP
- a CDS encoding ABC transporter permease; translated protein: MDLLQTLKIALRALRTNKLRSFLTMLGIIIGIAAVIAMMAVGAGARHVISQQIASIGSNIILVIPGSTTSGGIRIGSGASQTLTSDDAKAIMAECPSVETAAPTVRSTGQVVYGNMNWSTIIMGSTPEMFDIREWPVTSGRSLVQQDVDSAAKVCLLGQTVAENLFGSTDPVGKMVRIKKVPFTVVGLLERKGQSPQGTDQDDVIFVPLRTAQRKLVGSQFPNTVGAVMIKAKSEALLSKAEDEVNDLLKQRHRITGSKEPDFSTRNLSEILAVAEQSSKAMSLLLGAVASISLLVGGIGIMNIMLVSVTERTREIGIRMAIGARKNDILLQFMTEAVLLTMIGGLIGICLGGAGAMVVSRILSWPTLISVESVSVAFIFSGAVGIFFGFYPARKAAGLSPIDALRYE
- a CDS encoding acyl-[acyl-carrier-protein] thioesterase, whose protein sequence is MEPSIFTNDFPVRYHDLDSCGNLRVATLLNYLQDTAGMHAALLGVSLADLHKLGLTWVLSRIHLLVERYPRAGETVTLRTWPATRQGLFTCREFELCDRLGACVARATTSWAVMKVATRRPVRLDGNLPPYPLVSGRAVDDDFAPLPPFPEAATTEMGFRVLRGDLDMNHHVNNTIYAGWALEAVPDAVATGCLTELEIAFRAEVRHGDSITSRCAVTDTEPTTCCLHQIASQRDGKELARLRTRWKK
- a CDS encoding HIT family protein; this encodes MPELSMTLSPCPMCSRWESDADLRIAELEHSYVILNRDQFFPGYTLLFSKTHVTELFHLDRRVRGELMEEISRVAEALFATFRPDKINYELLGNMVPHMHWHLVPRFASEPLWPRPIWAEPHDDVLLTPEAYRQAIERIREALA
- a CDS encoding M16 family metallopeptidase; amino-acid sequence: MIRPFLHTLSNGLRVVCVEMPHLHAAELAIYVKVGGRNDPPGREGLSHFLEHILFRGTADYASSLAIETAFEAVGGAPNAATDAESTCYYSRVHPDHVRHGLEIFASMLLRPLLEGIEVEQRIIAEEAREDLNERGDEVNPDTITSRLLWPRHPLGMPTIGTLESIAAIDRADLAAHLQRYYVPTSAVVVVAGPVRSREVFAAAGEVFGAWGGATAPPTPMVTKRNTTPQIRFVRDSDSQVNLQLSFLGFPRNDRHFMAVRLLRRILAGGGSSRLHLRLREELGIVYSVEGAVGAYDETGCLTFDLSTAPANLPQAIEVTLDELRRMADAPMTTAELDRFRQSYIFDLEYSRDSAYEMGVRYGWGELVGVKRSIEEDQEEARRITAEMLQETARALFAPQNLNLVVVGPYKTGMKKTARGLIERYAERFTPLIP